A DNA window from Dehalogenimonas sp. THU2 contains the following coding sequences:
- a CDS encoding 2-hydroxyacyl-CoA dehydratase, giving the protein MKRIGITTTVPVEVVLAAGAVPIDLNNLFISDPDPASLITIAEKAGFPLNTCAWIKGIYGATLKYGIANVICVTGGDCSNTLMLMEVLRHKGVRTIPFAYPPIPDCNQVTTAIDRLATDLGVTRQAAEQVRKELLPTRKLTAELDRFTWAENRISGKENHFWLVSASDFNSDVGAFTDQLGAVIQKAAIRDPYPADEIRLGLIGVPPVYASQLYPFLEGYGGRVVYNEVQRQFAMPYDVADLGEQYTRYTYPYATEQRIEDIKTATTQRNLDGIIHYVQSFCHRAIGDILIRFELGVPILTIEGNMDFGLSQHLKTRLEAFLDMLSLKRTATR; this is encoded by the coding sequence ATGAAACGTATAGGAATCACCACCACCGTGCCTGTAGAGGTTGTCCTCGCAGCCGGAGCCGTCCCCATCGACCTGAACAACCTGTTCATCAGCGATCCTGACCCAGCATCGTTGATAACAATCGCGGAAAAGGCCGGGTTCCCTTTGAATACCTGTGCGTGGATCAAGGGTATCTACGGCGCCACTCTCAAGTACGGTATCGCGAACGTGATCTGTGTGACCGGCGGGGACTGCTCAAATACCCTGATGTTGATGGAAGTACTGCGACACAAGGGCGTCCGAACTATTCCTTTTGCCTATCCCCCGATCCCGGATTGCAATCAAGTGACCACAGCCATAGACCGACTTGCCACGGACCTTGGGGTGACAAGACAAGCCGCGGAGCAGGTTCGAAAAGAATTATTGCCGACCCGAAAACTGACCGCCGAACTCGACCGGTTTACCTGGGCTGAAAACCGGATCAGCGGCAAGGAGAATCATTTCTGGCTGGTGTCCGCGTCCGACTTCAATAGTGATGTCGGAGCCTTTACCGACCAATTGGGCGCCGTCATCCAAAAAGCAGCGATACGTGACCCCTATCCCGCCGACGAAATACGTCTTGGCCTTATCGGCGTCCCCCCGGTGTACGCCTCTCAACTCTACCCGTTTCTCGAAGGGTACGGTGGAAGGGTCGTTTACAATGAGGTGCAGCGGCAGTTTGCCATGCCCTATGACGTGGCCGATCTGGGTGAACAATACACCAGATATACTTACCCTTATGCCACGGAACAGCGTATCGAGGACATCAAAACAGCTACCACCCAGCGTAACTTGGACGGTATTATCCATTACGTCCAGTCTTTTTGCCACCGCGCCATTGGTGATATACTGATACGGTTTGAACTCGGAGTGCCCATTTTGACGATAGAGGGCAATATGGACTTCGGTCTGAGCCAGCATCTGAAAACCCGCCTGGAAGCCTTTTTGGATATGTTGAGCCTCAAAAGAACCGCCACTCGATAA
- a CDS encoding basic amino acid ABC transporter substrate-binding protein — protein sequence MKKFSILLVMFSLVAALILPGCDNGTDDPNPTAVTKIRVATDATWAPFEYVDTATNRIVGFDIDLMNEIAKKANLEIEYINVEWDSLLAGMAQGTYDAAISSITITADRQLEMNFSNPYYAAGQIIVVRSSNNTITGAANISGKVGVQSGTTGDTEVSAMTGVEKVAYDEIGLAFAALMSNQIDAIVCDTPVAAGYVTKNPTQLKTVGAMLSAEEYGIAVPKGKEDLLAKINAALAEVKAAGTIPTLLTKWEIE from the coding sequence GTGAAAAAGTTTTCAATCCTGCTGGTCATGTTCTCGCTCGTAGCCGCGCTTATATTGCCCGGATGCGACAACGGCACCGATGACCCGAATCCAACGGCCGTTACCAAGATTCGCGTCGCTACCGACGCCACCTGGGCGCCGTTCGAGTACGTGGACACGGCCACAAACCGGATCGTCGGATTTGATATCGACCTTATGAATGAGATCGCCAAGAAGGCCAATCTCGAGATCGAATACATCAACGTCGAGTGGGACTCGCTGTTGGCCGGCATGGCCCAGGGCACCTATGACGCCGCCATTTCTTCAATCACCATTACCGCCGACCGGCAGCTAGAGATGAACTTCTCCAACCCGTACTATGCAGCTGGCCAGATCATCGTCGTTCGCTCCAGCAACAATACAATCACTGGCGCGGCCAACATCAGCGGCAAGGTCGGTGTCCAGTCCGGTACCACCGGTGACACCGAAGTATCTGCCATGACTGGTGTCGAAAAGGTAGCCTACGATGAAATCGGTTTGGCCTTCGCCGCTCTGATGAGCAACCAGATCGACGCCATCGTGTGCGATACACCCGTGGCGGCAGGTTATGTGACAAAGAATCCCACCCAGCTGAAAACGGTGGGCGCCATGCTTAGTGCCGAGGAATACGGCATCGCCGTCCCCAAGGGCAAGGAAGACCTTTTGGCTAAGATAAATGCCGCCCTGGCCGAGGTCAAAGCCGCCGGAACCATCCCGACGCTGTTGACCAAGTGGGAAATCGAATAA
- the gap gene encoding type I glyceraldehyde-3-phosphate dehydrogenase has protein sequence MVTRIGINGFGRIGRLTFRALKKYHPNELDVVAINDLADTATNAHLLKYDSSYGSYSGTVTSGDGTIIVDGKTVRAFSERDPDKIPWRDYGVDIVIESTGRFSDRAKAALHLEGGAKKVIISTTSSNADLTVVMGVNQQAYNPAEHVIISNASCTTNCVTPMVKVLFDKFGIEKALINTVHAYTNDQSLLDIYHKDLRRARAAALNIIPTTTGAAKAVAQVIPELKGLIHGISLRVPVGSVSIADITAIVGRDVTAEEVNAALEVAANNELKGILSFCKEELVGSDFKGDPSSCIIDAPSTMVIAGNMVKVLGWYDNEWGYSTRLGDLCAYIGAKGI, from the coding sequence ATGGTAACCCGCATCGGCATCAACGGCTTCGGCCGCATTGGCAGGCTCACCTTCCGCGCATTGAAGAAGTACCACCCCAATGAGTTGGATGTAGTGGCCATAAACGACCTGGCGGACACAGCCACCAACGCACATCTATTGAAGTACGACAGCAGTTACGGCTCCTATTCCGGTACTGTTACCAGCGGTGACGGGACCATTATCGTCGATGGCAAAACGGTACGGGCTTTCTCGGAGAGAGACCCGGACAAGATCCCGTGGAGAGACTACGGCGTGGATATCGTCATCGAATCCACCGGCCGCTTTTCAGACCGGGCTAAAGCCGCGCTGCATCTGGAAGGCGGCGCTAAAAAGGTCATCATCTCCACCACGTCGTCGAATGCTGATCTGACGGTAGTGATGGGTGTCAATCAACAAGCGTATAACCCTGCGGAACATGTGATCATATCCAACGCTTCCTGCACCACCAATTGTGTTACCCCCATGGTTAAAGTCCTGTTTGACAAATTCGGCATTGAAAAAGCACTGATCAATACCGTCCATGCATATACGAACGATCAGAGTCTGCTGGACATCTATCACAAAGACCTGCGGCGCGCCCGTGCCGCTGCCCTGAACATCATCCCCACCACCACCGGCGCCGCCAAAGCGGTAGCTCAGGTGATTCCGGAGCTCAAGGGGCTGATTCACGGGATTTCCTTGAGGGTTCCGGTAGGCAGCGTCTCCATCGCCGACATAACCGCCATCGTCGGCCGGGACGTTACCGCTGAGGAGGTCAACGCGGCGTTGGAGGTCGCGGCGAACAATGAGCTTAAAGGGATATTGTCTTTCTGTAAAGAAGAACTGGTCGGTTCGGATTTCAAAGGCGACCCGTCAAGTTGCATTATCGATGCCCCCTCTACTATGGTAATCGCGGGCAACATGGTTAAAGTGCTCGGCTGGTATGATAATGAATGGGGTTATTCTACCCGCCTGGGTGATCTGTGCGCTTATATTGGAGCCAAAGGCATCTAA